A part of Sander vitreus isolate 19-12246 chromosome 8, sanVit1, whole genome shotgun sequence genomic DNA contains:
- the dennd11 gene encoding DENN domain-containing protein 11: protein MVKQSDRAPLLDWEEIPPPYPNQAAPPPPPPREEDAAAKKSWQPAGRRTPTGTAAGTGWSTNSSTAATTITCSPTTKSVTAVVASRNGNLGRPRTELSGHRWDRPEPLGTDRNVPFPGLSVRDQWEEKDQIVAVFVVTFDTRSGNMVEWCLPHDINLDGVEFKSIASGSHRIANDFIYFRKGCYFGLACFANLPVESELERGARMKSVGILSPSYTLLYRYMHFLENQVRHQLQCPGQYSPLEAFYEDKKAILPPTGNGLVTACPTWSVTTINRCMHPEMKITHPAGCMSQFIQFFGEQIMVLWKFALLRKRILIFSPPPVGVVCYRVYCCCCLANVSLPGIGISVPELRPFFYINVADITALEKELSFVACTTEKIFEEKKELYDVYIDNQNVKTHRSHLQPLLRLNAADKEKYRKLSEQRQMLLYSQEVDGDCMSNEEDLFILFFMELNNRIFQTLSDVAGSTDPTLTTEHVRAMGLDPQGDRSFLVDLLEVYGIDVTLVIDNLCCP from the exons ATGGTGAAGCAGTCGGACCGAGCCCCGCTGCTGGACTGGGAGGAGATCCCACCACCTTATCCGAACCAGGCGGCCCCGCCGCCGCCGCCTCCGAGGGAAGAGGACGCAGCGGCGAAGAAAAGTTGGCAGCCAGCCGGGCGGCGTACACCGACAGGGACCGCGGCTGGTACTGGGTGGAGCACCAACAGTAGCACCGCGGCCACCACTATCACCTGCAGCCCGACGACGAAGAGTGTAACAGCTGTTGTTGCCAGCAGGAACGGAAACCTGGGCCGTCCGCGAACAGAGCTCTCCGGGCACAGGTGGGATCGCCCGGAGCCTCTCGGTACAGATCGTAACGTTCCCTTCCCCGGCCTCTCAGTGAGGGATCAGTGGGAGGAAAAAGACCAGATCGTGGCTGTGTTTGTGGTTACCTTTGATACAAGATCAG gGAATATGGTGGAGTGGTGCCTGCCTCACGACATCAACCTAGACGGAGTCGAATTCAAGTCAATTGCCAGCGGTTCCCATCGGATCGCCAACGACTTTAT ATATTTCCGTAAAGGCTGTTACTTTGGGCTGGCTTGTTTTGCTAACCTGCCTGTGGAGAGTGAGCTGGAGCGAGGAGCCAGGATGAAATCTGTGGGAATTCTGTCTCCCTCCTACACTCTGCTTTACCGCTACATGCACTTCTTGGAGAACCAAGTCAG ACACCAGTTACAGTGTCCGGGCCAGTATTCTCCCCTGGAGGCCTTCTATGAGGATAAGAAGGCCATCCTCCCCCCAACAGGAAATGGTCTGGTCACTGCTTGCCCAACCTGGAGTGTGACCACCATCAACCGCTGTATGCACCCAGAAATGAAG ATCACCCACCCAGCTGGCTGCATGTCCCAGTTCATCCAGTTTTTCGGGGAGCAGATAATGGTGCTGTGGAAATTTGCGTTGCTGAGGAAACGGATCCTCATCTTCTCCCCTCCGCCTGTAGGTGTGGTCTGCTACAGGG TGTATTGCTGTTGCTGCCTGGCCAATGTCTCTTTACCTGGAATTGGTATCTCTGTGCCTGAATTACGGCCCTTTTTCTACATCAACGTAGCCGACATCACTGCCCTGGAAAAAGAGCTGTCGTTCGTGGCCT gcACCACAGAAAAGATTTTTGAGGAGAAGAAGGAGCTGTACGACGTCTACATTGATAACCAGAATGTGAAAACGCACAGAAGCCATTTGCAGCCGCTGCTCCGACTGAATGCAGCAGATAAGGAGAAGTATAGGAAACTGAGTGAACAGAG gcaaaTGTTGCTGTACTCTCAGGAGGTGGATGGAGACTGCATGTCAAATGAAGAGGATCTTTTCATTCT GTTCTTCATGGAGCTGAATAACCGCATCTTCCAGACCCTGTCAGATGTAGCAGGGAGCACTGACCCCACCCTCACCACTGAACACGTGAGGGCCATGGGGCTGGATCCCCAGGGTGATCGCTCCTTCTTGGTCGACCTGCTGGAGGTTTACGGTATTGACGTCACGCTGGTCATAGACAACCTCTGCTGCCCCTGA
- the wee2 gene encoding wee1-like protein kinase 2, producing MAMLFDEISQQLDFSSCGEEGSSSDNSSDDCTSSLRSPRIHSPSSASRTPRVQRHRSRNHTLSSPLQCTSPIPYASWRKLRLCDSPSTPKSLLSKSSQPCSSRKISFLQRSLRFSSAAPNLIQAPSVNVNPFTPDTVRRNSEQQWKNYCRSDDEDDYGRRLKHSLTSSEEDDEAFLPPKRRAVQAFMLSRYESEFLELECIGVGEFGAVYKCVKRLDGCLYAIKRSRRPLAGSADEQLALKEVYAHAVLGHHPHVVRYYSAWAEDDHMIIQNEYCDGGSLSEVIVKKKVQDELFSEAELKDLLLQVSMGLKYIHSSGLVHLDIKPSNIFICQRSSTSAAGEGESEEEDDRSTSAGVIYKIGDLGHVSSTNSPQVEEGDSRFLATEILHEDYSHLPKADIFALGLTILLASGAPPLPQNGDEWHSLREGQLPKLPKELSPLFRGLLQLMLDPDLMKRPSARELCKHTVLREERTGRVAAQLRRELNVEKFRTAMLEKELQEARQAALLKLPAKMGAGRRLVGRKTERSMSFGCLGYGV from the exons ATGGCGATGTTGTTTGACGAGATCAGCCAGCAGCTGGACTTCTCTAGCTGTGGCGAGGAGGGGAGCAGCAGTGACAACAGCTCTGATGACTGCACCTCCAGCCTCCGAAGTCCCAGGATCCACAGTCCCAGCTCTGCGTCCAGGACGCCCAGGGTGCAACGCCACCGCAGTAGAAACCACACCTTATCATCCCCTTTGCAGTGCACCAGCCCCATACCGTACGCTTCCTGGAGGAAACTGAGGCTCTGTGACTCTCCCAGCACACCCAAG AGCCTACTATCAAAGTCGTCCCAGCCTTGCTCCAGCAGAAAGATAAGTTTCCTTCAGAGATCCCTGCGTTTCTCCTCAGCTGCTCCTAACCTCATCCAGGCACCTTCTGTCAATGTGAATCCTTTCACCCCTGACACGGTCCGCAGGAACAGCGAGCAGCAGTGGAAGAACTATTGCAGGagtgatgatgaggatgattaTGGGCGCAG GTTGAAACACAGCCTAACGTCATCTGAGGAGGATGATGAAGCCTTTCTCCCACCAAAG AGGCGAGCTGTCCAAGCCTTCATGCTGTCTCGCTATGAGAGTGAGTTCCTGGAGCTGGAGTGCATTGGCGTGGGCGAGTTTGGTGCAGTTTACAAGTGTGTGAAGAGGCTGGATGGTTGCTTGTACGCCATAAAACGCTCTCGCCGACCCCTGGCAGGCTCTGCCGACGA GCAGCTGGCTCTAAAAGAAGTGTATGCGCATGCTGTTCTTGGGCACCACCCACATGTTGTACGCTATTATTCAGCATGGGCAGAGGATGATCACATGATCATTCAGAATGAATACTGTGATG GTGGAAGTCTCAGTGAAGTGATTGTGAAGAAGAAGGTGCAGGATGAGCTGTTTTCAGAGGCAGAGTTGAAAGATTTGCTCTTACAAGTGTCTATGGGGCTAAAATACATCCACAGCTCAGGCCTCGTACACCTGGACATCAAACCAA GTAATATATTCATTTGCCAGCGTTCCAGCACAAGTGCAGCAGGTGAAGGCGAGAGCGAGGAGGAAGATGACCGAAGCACATCAGCAGGAGTCATTTACAAAATTG GGGATCTGGGTCATGTGTCATCAACCAACAGTCCTCAAGTTGAGGAAGGGGACAGCCGCTTTCTGGCCACTGAGATCCTGCATGAG GATTACAGCCACCTGCCCAAGGCAGACATCTTTGCTCTGGGCCTCACGATTCTGCTGGCATCCGGCGCTCCTCCACTGCCTCAAAATGGAGATGAGTGGCACAGCCTTAGAGAGGGGCAGCTCCCCAAACTGCCAAAGGAGCTGTCCCCTCTCTTCAGAGGCCTACTTCAG TTGATGCTGGATCCAGACCTGATGAAGCGGCCATCTGCCAGGGAGCTTTGCAAGCACACGGTCTTGAGGGAGGAGAGGACTGGGAGGGTGGCCGCTCAGCTACGAAGAGAGCTCAATGTAGAGAAGTTCAGGACAGCCATGCTTGAAAA AGAGCTCCAGGAGGCTCGACAGGCAGCTTTGCTGAAACTCCCTGCTAAGATGGGAGCAGGAAGGAGGCTTGTTGGTAGGAAGACTGAGCGATCCATGAGCTTTGGTTGCCTAGGGTATGGAGTCTGA